The following proteins come from a genomic window of Nymphalis io chromosome 6, ilAglIoxx1.1, whole genome shotgun sequence:
- the LOC126769148 gene encoding tachykinin-like peptides receptor 99D isoform X1 — MLGDPSPAGANNWTSYSTVPNYYITFYDEVNNRYYNHTKNATEEYQSFILPWWRQVLWTVLFAGMVVVATLGNVVVIWIVLANKRMRSVTNYFLVNLSVADTMVSTLNVTFNFTYMLYSDWPFGHFYCKFCQFIAVLSISASVFTLMAISIDRYVAIMSPLKPRLGKRATLGIAAAIWIGSSIISSPNVVYFTTDVDILPDGNTRRVCFPEWPDSTSEKPLFEYIYNVAFMVLTYFLPITSMTYTYAKVGVELWGSKSIGECTQRQLDNIKSKRRVVKMMMVVVVIFAVCWLPFHVYFVITSYYPNVVTYPYIQEIYLGIYWLAMSNSMYNPIIYCWMNSKFRRGFKQFFWCCGALGGDLNRHRALGPDRLDRSVPSFSPSRKNGTSLFKTTIKTTKFTKKAPGSPHLLHVNKLHK; from the exons ATGTTGGGCGATCCAAGTCCAGCAGGGGCTAACAACTGGACAAGTTACAGCACCGTACCAAACTACTATATTACATTCTACGATGAAGTCAACAATCGATACTACAATCACACGAAAAATGCAACTGAA GAATACCAGTCATTCATTCTGCCTTGGTGGCGTCAAGTGCTATGGACGGTGCTGTTCGCAGGCATGGTGGTGGTGGCGACATTGGGTAACGTCGTAGTCATCTGGATCGTTCTAGCGAACAAGCGAATGAGGAGTGTTACTAATTACTTTCtgg taaATCTTTCAGTAGCTGATACAATGGTGTCAACCTTGAACGTCACTTTCAACTTTACCTACATGCTGTACTCGGACTGGCCCTTCGGTCACTTCTACTGCAAGTTCTGTCAGTTCATCGCCGTGCTCAGCATATCCGCCTCGGTCTTCACTTTGATGGCAATCAGCATTGATCG ATATGTTGCAATCATGAGTCCTCTTAAACCGAGGCTTGGTAAAAGGGCCACTCTCGGGATAGCCGCGGCTATATGGATCGGTAGCTCCATCATCAGTAGTCCTAACGTCGTCTACTTCACTACTGACGTGGATATATTGCCAGACGGTAATACAAG ACGAGTGTGTTTTCCCGAGTGGCCAGACAGCACCAGTGAGAAGCCTCTGTTCGAATATAT ATATAACGTAGCATTCATGGTGCTCACTTACTTCCTACCAATCACATCTATGACGTACACGTACGCGAAGGTCGGTGTGGAGTTATGGGGATCCAAGTCTATCGGCGAGTGCACGCAGCGTCAACTTGACAACATTAAAAGCAAACGGAGG GTGGTCAAAATGATGATGGTGGTCGTGGTCATATTTGCGGTATGCTGGTTACCGTTCCACGTTTATTTCGTGATCACATCCTACTACCCCAACGTGGTCACCTACCCCTACATACAAGAAATATACCTCGGCATCTACTGGCTGGCGATGAGTAATTCCATGTACAACCCCATTATATATTGTTGGATGAATTCAAA GTTCAGGCGTGGCTTCAAGCAGTTCTTTTGGTGTTGCGGCGCGCTTGGCGGTGATCTCAACCGACACCGCGCCCTTGGGCCCGACAGACTCGACCGCTCCGTGCCCTCATTCTCACCCAGCAGGAAAAACGGCACAA GTTTATTCAAGACTACCATCAAAACCACAAAATTCACCAAAAAAGCACCCGGCTCTCCTCATTTGctacatgtaaataaattacacaagtAG
- the LOC126769148 gene encoding tachykinin-like peptides receptor 99D isoform X2, whose translation MLGDPSPAGANNWTSYSTVPNYYITFYDEVNNRYYNHTKNATEEYQSFILPWWRQVLWTVLFAGMVVVATLGNVVVIWIVLANKRMRSVTNYFLVNLSVADTMVSTLNVTFNFTYMLYSDWPFGHFYCKFCQFIAVLSISASVFTLMAISIDRYVAIMSPLKPRLGKRATLGIAAAIWIGSSIISSPNVVYFTTDVDILPDGNTRRVCFPEWPDSTSEKPLFEYIYNVAFMVLTYFLPITSMTYTYAKVGVELWGSKSIGECTQRQLDNIKSKRRVVKMMMVVVVIFAVCWLPFHVYFVITSYYPNVVTYPYIQEIYLGIYWLAMSNSMYNPIIYCWMNSKFRRGFKQFFWCCGALGGDLNRHRALGPDRLDRSVPSFSPSRKNGTSTIRISLHSTYNNTLMRST comes from the exons ATGTTGGGCGATCCAAGTCCAGCAGGGGCTAACAACTGGACAAGTTACAGCACCGTACCAAACTACTATATTACATTCTACGATGAAGTCAACAATCGATACTACAATCACACGAAAAATGCAACTGAA GAATACCAGTCATTCATTCTGCCTTGGTGGCGTCAAGTGCTATGGACGGTGCTGTTCGCAGGCATGGTGGTGGTGGCGACATTGGGTAACGTCGTAGTCATCTGGATCGTTCTAGCGAACAAGCGAATGAGGAGTGTTACTAATTACTTTCtgg taaATCTTTCAGTAGCTGATACAATGGTGTCAACCTTGAACGTCACTTTCAACTTTACCTACATGCTGTACTCGGACTGGCCCTTCGGTCACTTCTACTGCAAGTTCTGTCAGTTCATCGCCGTGCTCAGCATATCCGCCTCGGTCTTCACTTTGATGGCAATCAGCATTGATCG ATATGTTGCAATCATGAGTCCTCTTAAACCGAGGCTTGGTAAAAGGGCCACTCTCGGGATAGCCGCGGCTATATGGATCGGTAGCTCCATCATCAGTAGTCCTAACGTCGTCTACTTCACTACTGACGTGGATATATTGCCAGACGGTAATACAAG ACGAGTGTGTTTTCCCGAGTGGCCAGACAGCACCAGTGAGAAGCCTCTGTTCGAATATAT ATATAACGTAGCATTCATGGTGCTCACTTACTTCCTACCAATCACATCTATGACGTACACGTACGCGAAGGTCGGTGTGGAGTTATGGGGATCCAAGTCTATCGGCGAGTGCACGCAGCGTCAACTTGACAACATTAAAAGCAAACGGAGG GTGGTCAAAATGATGATGGTGGTCGTGGTCATATTTGCGGTATGCTGGTTACCGTTCCACGTTTATTTCGTGATCACATCCTACTACCCCAACGTGGTCACCTACCCCTACATACAAGAAATATACCTCGGCATCTACTGGCTGGCGATGAGTAATTCCATGTACAACCCCATTATATATTGTTGGATGAATTCAAA GTTCAGGCGTGGCTTCAAGCAGTTCTTTTGGTGTTGCGGCGCGCTTGGCGGTGATCTCAACCGACACCGCGCCCTTGGGCCCGACAGACTCGACCGCTCCGTGCCCTCATTCTCACCCAGCAGGAAAAACGGCACAA gtACGATTCGAATTTCGTTACATAGCACGTATAACAATACGCTAATGCGGAGTACCTGA